The Elaeis guineensis isolate ETL-2024a chromosome 5, EG11, whole genome shotgun sequence DNA segment GATATCATGGCTGTATTACATCTCAGATTTGAGACATGACAAAGATGCTTCAGTCTTCTTCTAAAATCAATTTGGCTGGTAGTTCAGGATCGGATCCCAAACCTCAACATCTCTTGTTCTTGCAGCACTTGACCAAATACAATAGCTACAAAAGTGCAGCACCATCTGATTAGACTTTATCAAGAATAATTAGTCAAATTCAACCatatatcctctctctctctctctctctctctctctctctctctctgtgtgtgtgtgtgcacacgCGTGCGCATGCGTGTGCGTGcgtgtgtatctatatatcaaGGTTTTATATAAGATGATAGCCAAAACAGCTTTAGTTAATTTCCTAACCATCAAAGATTAGTTTCTAAGCAGGAATCCCATCAAATCAGCAGGTTATCACAGTTAttcagagagagaaaactcaataATGCAATTCCCTCGATGCTTCATCATCATTGAAGTAAGGATGTTGTTTTTCTTACTTGATAGAACATTAATGCATAGTTTTGTACAATCCGAATGCCTCAATTAGACACGCACTCCTCCCCCCAAAGAAAATTCAGTATATGCTTAGAGGTGGAATTCATATTTCCTCTCAGtaaagttataaaaaaaaaatgggatgATGATGAAGAAGGAAGTCTCTTCCCAgtgggagaaaaaaagaaaaaaaaaaaaaaagaaagagaaaaaaaagaggtctCTTCCGAGTATGATCTTAGACTTCCGTTGCTTCTAGCTGGAGTCAATGCAAAAGGAAACAATCTTTCAGAAGGAAAAGCATAAAGATATCATCGGTCATTTTATAAATGAAGAGAAAATTCATAATAATAGCATACTTACCAAGTACGATGTTAGTGAATTCTGTACAGATTGACCTGTATCTGCCTCTTTGATAGTTTCTTCAGATTCACACATACATTTCCTACAACAGTCATTCTTTCTTCTCAAATGTCAGCACCTGAGTAATGGTGGACAACTAGATCAGCATCATCTAGAAAGAAAAGTCAACATACCACAAATTAATGTTAAGTTAATTGCTTATGCAACATTGGGCTTGAGGGGTCTAACTTAAAACCTAAAAGGCCAATTACCTATTAGGAAAACTTACCTAACTGATAATTCTTATTTTCTCAAAAGAAGACTTTGGCATATTATTGCCTTTTATCCATGATGCAGGACAAACAAGATTTAACAACATGACATAGTGCCAAATTTATACTAAGAAGCCATATATGGTGTGGTAAAGATCATATAGCACAACATTGTACTGCTGCAATTATATATATGTTTGTCATACATGTACATCGATGTGGAAATGTTTTAATTATGAAGCATatattttcagatctgagataatttttttaaaaaaaagagtgcGCACTCACTTCCATCAGGAAAAGTAGCTATTACTTGGAGGTAAAAGCTCTTCCACACCAACTTTCAAGTTGGGGACAGACAGACCCTTTTTCAAACTGCTATCAAGCATGCCCACCTCCACTCTGAAAACTGCACACACTGGGCGATGATCAGAAAATCTCGACTCGCCACGGATGTAAGACAACTGCACAATCCCATCACCATGCCATAGTATGCGATCACACCTGAATTTATCCAGTTTGATAATTGTTAAGTGGTACTCGATACATTTCCCTGTTTACTTAAGAAAGCTGAGTAGTAATTGAATTGCTTCCATACTTAAAAATATTATGTAAACGTTAACTGATATCAAATCATATAATGTATTCCGCAAAAGCAGTGATCAACTACTAAGgctatgttttaatgagattatcGAATGCTTGCACTATTTATCAACGATTTTTAGCAGGATTATGATATTTAAAGCTAGCCTGGAGATAAGAATTAAAACAGGTATTTCATTGGttaaaaaagtaaattttttatatgggGCCAAAGGCTTTAGCCTTTGCTGAGCATTGTTACCAATAGAGTGACCCCATTTGcttctcagaaaaaaaaaaacaagcattAGAACGGAAAGTCTTGCATACCATGCCggtgttcttcttttcttctttgatgTTACAGTCTCCCCAGCATAAGCATCTGAATTATTGGAGTATTTGTATGTTGGAGCAAAATAGATTTTCCCTTCATTCCACCCCTTGAACACTCGTCCGGCTTCTCTTTCAATTTTCAGCTATCAAACAACAAAGCAGATGcaagaaattataatatttggtgTTCTATAGATGTTGGAGAGAAGTATCAAAACTCTACAAGATGTCTTTTAATTCACAGAAGAAAGAAAATCATCTCAGAAAGAACTCAACAATGAACAAGACTTCATTGAGATAAGCATCCATTTAAATCAGACATTGATTACAACCCATTTGAAGAGTGTTTACCTGATCCTTCTCAAGAAGAGCATCCCAATTGTTATCTTCAAGAAGCTTCCTGGTCTCAGAGTAGCTCAAGGCAATTCTGTAATTCAAATCCCCTAACCATATGACCCGGCTGAGTCATAGGaatgagaagagggagagaggaaatcAATTTCAGTTTCCAATCTGGCTTTTTTTACATATGGCTAGTACAATTATGGAGGGAAAGATTACTCATGTTCAAGAATTCTCTGAGGAATTCTTCGACTACTACTTCTGCATATCTTTCGGAAATGTGTGTTCTTTAATATTTCTATAACATCGGAGTTTCTCCTGAGCTCATCCCCTTCTTTCTCCCCTGAAGTCAAGTGACTGCAAACAAAACAAAAGCTTGTCCGATGCAAAGACATGCTCACTGATATACATCCCTGCAACCAAAACAGTATATCTCTTGATAAGAAATTtgtaaaagaaaaggaaaagatacgaaagaaggaagaggaagaagaagaagggaatgAGAGAGGCATCTAACAAGGAATGGCTAACTCAGATCTCACCTTGTTACCAAGATAGCCCATGATTCCACGCCCAACACAAGAGAGTCTCAGATGGCCTATATGTTGGACTAGTTCTCTTCTCACCCAAACAGTGACAAAGATCCCTACCATCTGCTTGCTAGCTATGAGGATATACTGTAGTTGCTTATCTGTAGTAGAGACTGCAGCAGCTATGTCTGCGACTGCAAAAGTGCGTGATACCTCCTCTTCCTCATCTGAGGAGTCATCATCACTAATATAAGCTGTGGGGCATCTGAAACAAGAATCTCGGTAGTACTTTCCTGTCACCTCCGATGCACATTTGCAGGTCTTTTGCTGTCTTCCCTGCTGTGTCGTGAAAGTTTTGCGGACAGATTTTATCGATTGCTTTTGGAAGGATAATGAACCACCGGTATTGCTTAGATCTCTAGAAACAGAAGAATTCAAACTAGAATCTTGAGAAGAAGGGTTGGTGTATGGAGATGGGGTTTGTGTGCAAGTATCAGCATCAGCCTCTGTTGGTCTGTTCAGTGCTTGGCTGATTAGAGCTAACCATTTCCCTGCTGGTTCATTATCTTCTATAACAAGCACATTTCCAGCATTCAGAGGGACTATTTCCTGGAAACTAACAGCATCATGGAAGAAAAGAAGTGAGACAGAAGGTTTCAATAAAATACAACAGAGGCCAGGCTACAATCTATAAACATGAAAAACAGTAAACGAGGAAATCTATAATATGCAGATCATGAAGAAATATTCATAAACATTTagtaatgaaaaaaatagataataaaacaGAAAATATAAAGTTATTTATGTAAACAAGAATATTGGTAGGGAAGTGGTTAAAATTATAGCTGAAGATAGGAGACATGCATCGAAATATGTACATCAAGAAATTAGTTATCAGATATTCAACAAGTTTGCACTAGGATACGTACCCAAGTACATACATATCTGAATGATCATCAGCAGGAATAAAATCATTAAGGTTTAGCCCACTATGAGGTGGTTTTCCTCCAACATTCCATGTGGCAACAAATACCCTACAGAGAGCAGGAGGAAGGTCGAAGAACAGAATATGAGAGAGAAAACATAAAACCAGCAAAAACTGATAAAATAGAGAAGCAAACAGTGTACCTGAAGGCCTGGGTATTTACAATGTCTTGTAAGGAGGAAGAGAATTCGTTGAAACTTAAGCTTGCTAGCCTTGAATTAGTATCTGTTTCTTCAAATTGGAACGAAGAGAAATGAAGTTAAAAGACCATGAAAAGCTTATGAGATGTGGTATGTGAATAAAAACTAGAAAATAGAGAACTAAGAAACTAAAGGACATACCAGAAAAGCTTTTCCTGAGAGCAGGAGACGCACTTTTGGAGAAAGATCGGCATGCTCCAAAATCAACTGCTATTTGTAAAGCAAAGTTAGCTATAACTATAGAAGAAACAGTTAAGTAAGAATGTGAAAAATAATGGTAATATCTTTTAGCAATTTACCAAGAATAATTTTCAATATGAGATTTGCTAGACCAGTATGCCTGAGTCTGAAATTTAAGGACCAAAAGAGTAACCATAACAAATACTAAGGATGAGCTAAAGATTCTATGTGCTTTATATTTCTCAGTTTCTCCTATTATCCTCTGCTTTATAGTTCCTTCTTTTTCAAATTGTATTTTCTTCTTAACTTTCCTCTGCAGTTTTCCATAGTCATATGGGCCAAAATATCTAAATTTTGGAATCATTTACCTATTAAACATATTATTCcacaaaaaaataattcagatttAAGTAAATGTGATAACATTCTCACTAGGATTCCCCAAAGAGATATCTATGTTTTCATTTTATGGACATAAGAACTGTCAATCTGAATAAAAGATAAATAGCACATTTGAGTTGAAGGTTTACAAGAACAAAAGGAAGTTTATCttgtaaataaaaatttatcgaaAATCTAAATCACTAAGATAAGTATTCTACATGGCCCATGAATTCCCTCCATGGTTAAGATAAAGATTCTCAATGTCTCTCTGGGTTTTATGATCTTTCAGTCTAGTCCTTGAATGGCCAGCCTTTTGTATCTTATTATCTACTCTCTGATATAATGAGGGATCCCTATGGAAGTTACTTCTCTCTTGTTGTAAAGGAACAAGAGAGAAAGTGACAATTATCTTTCAATTTTCAATTCTATTCATCACTAAccatagttttaaatttttaaaacttcaaccttttttcttttctagaaCAACAGTGCTACTTTGGGTTTTGCCAAAAATTATCAAAGATACTTGAATGCCCAACATGGCTCCTTCTGAAGAAGAAAATTGCCACACCTAAAATAACAGAGAGATTTTTTTGTCTCCTTAATTCTAATCAAGTCAAACTTATTAATAGATAAAACATTGAAAAGTATCAAACTTTAAGTCCATAAAAACATACCAGAGGAGTCGAGTGAGAGCTCATTTCTCTTTGATGCTTTCATCTCTCTCATCCCACAAATTTTTGGGAAAAAAGATGGAAACACCTaccaattaaaatttcataaattgaTCTCTCGTGCATTAAAGGAGAAATAATACTGGATTAACCTTTAATGCTACAATCAAAAGATTAACCTATATGTTGATTCCAAATCAATTCCTTGAAATATATCATAAGTTTGAAAATTTGACTACATGAAACAGGAAGAGCTCAGGCAACAATAAGCCAGTAAATACATACCTTTTTCCCTTTGTCATTTCTAAAGCTCATTTGTGCAACAACTGTGCTTCTTCTTGCTGATACTGATTCAGAATCTATAATCTCCCTCTCAATCGATTCACCCAAACCAGTAACTGTAAAGAACAAACCGCAAAATGTTATTTAAACAAACCAATCAAACTGCTTAGAATTGAGATGAAGTATAGCAATAGATAGTTGCTGACAGAAACCTGAAGAAAGCTATTTCTCTTCCTGCTAATCCCAAAATGACCGACTTAGATAACCTCACCAAGGAATCAAATGTAAGCTACAATGACACCGCTGGAAGCAGATTCAAACACGGATAAAAGGTGGCAGTGATCCTGAAAGCACATTCAAACTGTCTGAATAAAATGATAAAGTGCTAGATAATATACTTCGAAAGCAAATTCAATGCCATCATGCGACCAAGTGGCAATCACAAAAACAGAGCATGAAATTGCATTTCAAAATATACCACTAGTCTGGAAGCAAGTTGCAACAAATTTCCATGCTATAACAAAACAAAAGATCCATCAGCCCAAGCACCCACCACCCCTGTTAGCTCCAGAAAGTTGAACCAAGATTTCATTTTTGTCAGGAATCAATAGGCACAGAGTGTCTGAAGTATTTTATTCAAGGGAAACAGATTACAAGACCAAGATTTCATGTTTAGAAGAGTAGAACACTCGTTGCCTTCACAGTAAAGTCAAAACGAATTTCCATTGCACAATAAAACGAAAAAATCCATGCACCCAAGCCCACACTACTCCTGTAGATCTCATAAATTGAACCAAGATTTCATTTTTAGAGAGTATAACATTCCTTGCCTTCAATTTTAGCCCAGAGACCAACCAAAACAAATTTCCATTATATAACAGAACAAAATCCATCAACCGAAATGCCCATCCGCTCATGTTGCAATCCAGATCTCGTTTAAAAAACTCAACTTTAGAATAGATTAACTTACCCCAGAAACGACCACCAAATCCTCTTTAAATCCCACTCCAATTGCGCCAAACCAAAACCCCACCAATCCAAACCGTCTCAGATCACTTGCTTCGGCCTCCAGCCACTCAGGGTTGAACAGTAGAACAACAAAAAAGGGTCGCTTGGACTCCGGAAACGACTACAGAATGATCCAAACAACAGAGCAGAGGTCCCGAATGGTCTCGCCCCGGGGCATTAAAGATGGCGACCTCCGCCTAGGGACGGCCGCCGACTCTCTGGCGACGCGGGAAAGGACACGTGGCTGGCTGTGGTTTGCCGAAAGACGTAGTCAAACCATGGGTCTTCGAGGAATATAGCGTGGGAAACGCCGTACGTGCTGTCGTCTCCCGTTTGTTCCTGTTCCCCTTCCCCTCCCCAAACTCCAATGGCTTCCTATATTCTATAATCCCGAATATGGATATCGATGGGCGAGCCTGCCATGGTCTGGTAGTTGATAAATGAAACCGGTATTTTAATAGTTGCACTTCATCTTATTTTATTTGGAGATAACTGGCAACCAATCTTTGAGAAAAATTATCGAATGCATTATCATATCAGTGCATGCCACCAATCACCGAGATGCCTTAGCGTGGGTTCCATTCACCATGTGCTTGGTGATTGATGGCATGCACCAACGTGGCCATGCAAGCAGTGCACGTCATAATTTTTCTGTCTCTTAATACCACCATTTGATGTTTAATTCCTGCTACGCGAGAGTTCcctataattcctaaattgttcATTTTTTAGTCCCTAATCCAGCACACATACTTATCAGCACTCAGTATGCAATCCCAAATAACTACGTCTGGACAGATATAAACATATGTAGAAATAATATAACTATGTAAAAGAACAATACAAACAGATGTACAAACTAGTATAAGTGTGTgtattatataaatttaattgTATGCCAAACCCATAAGTATGTAAGACTCAAAATCAAATGCTCATAGTCAAAGAACCATGTGTTAAATGGCGATTAGAAAGAGAACTGATCTGTTAAGTTCGCTTTTTATTTATGGGAAACAAGAAAAGATACAATAAGAATATTTATGCAACTCAACTTCAAGCttaaattttctcataaaaaaaacaATTAATCAAgcttaatatatttttatccatACAAATAATGAGATGAATATATGACAACTAATGCTAGAAATGAATTATGACAACTTTTTATTTAAGAGATTTGTATTAATTAGTATTGGCATTTCTAATCCTAATAACCATTTCTTATATCTACTTCTTagatttatttcaaaataaaattaaagtagggtaaaaaaattggatcaaaaaatGGATCAACAATGAGAAGGAAAAATATTCTATCGTTTTCTTTCTATTCTATTTTGATGAAATAAATAAgtaaaaacttttttaaaaaaatttaaaggagATGTACCTTATCCAACTACAAAGCAAGAAGAGAAGAGAATGAAGgaatgcttagagaagcataagTGGATTCTAAGCTACAAGTGAATACAAACTCAAACCACTAGGGTCAATCATCATACTCTAGCAAATCTGAGGAGATCTTTCTCCTTACATAGTAATACCCAAACAATGACAAGAGATAAGGCAGCACTAGCAAAAGCAGCAGGGAAAGATTTGTTCAATCATAAATACAACAAACTAGGATTGTTTTCAAAATCTCAAATTATCCTTGGACATGCTTTTCATATACTTGGATAAAAAAACTAGTATTTTGTGGAAATGAATAGaataaatactaaaataaaatatttccccAATTATGTCAGCTTATCCTGGTCTAGAGGCCCTTTGGCACACCTAAAACTTATTCCCAAACTGCCATTTTAGTTTGGGGATAGGAGGGGGGCGTGTGATGAAAACATGTGAGGTGGGCTTAGGAAAGTTGTGCCGCAGTAAAAGAGCAAGGGTGCTGGAGCCGAGCAGTGGTGAGCCCCCACGAGTTGTCTCGACAACGGAGCCCAGCAGAAGATAATTTACGGCTAGAAATTTCGTTACGAGGTTTTGTTCCCTTTTGATGCGAACTTTCTAAATTCCCGATGACCTTGTACCCGAGGAATTCTATTTCCCGCATTTACCCCTGTGGTCTTCGGCTTCGTGACGAAGGAATGTAGGGGTGAAGTAGTCAATTCAAATTAGTCATGACAAACCTTAAATAAGGGGACAGCAGAATTCTGCGAATAGAAATATGCCACGTCGCTTTTCCGTCAAGACCAAGGACCGCACTAAATCGG contains these protein-coding regions:
- the LOC105046108 gene encoding type I inositol polyphosphate 5-phosphatase 10 isoform X1 is translated as MSFRNDKGKKVFPSFFPKICGMREMKASKRNELSLDSSAVDFGACRSFSKSASPALRKSFSETDTNSRLASLSFNEFSSSLQDIVNTQAFRVFVATWNVGGKPPHSGLNLNDFIPADDHSDMYVLGFQEIVPLNAGNVLVIEDNEPAGKWLALISQALNRPTEADADTCTQTPSPYTNPSSQDSSLNSSVSRDLSNTGGSLSFQKQSIKSVRKTFTTQQGRQQKTCKCASEVTGKYYRDSCFRCPTAYISDDDSSDEEEEVSRTFAVADIAAAVSTTDKQLQYILIASKQMVGIFVTVWVRRELVQHIGHLRLSCVGRGIMGYLGNKGCISVSMSLHRTSFCFVCSHLTSGEKEGDELRRNSDVIEILKNTHFRKICRSSSRRIPQRILEHDRVIWLGDLNYRIALSYSETRKLLEDNNWDALLEKDQLKIEREAGRVFKGWNEGKIYFAPTYKYSNNSDAYAGETVTSKKKRRTPAWCDRILWHGDGIVQLSYIRGESRFSDHRPVCAVFRVEVGMLDSSLKKGLSVPNLKVGVEELLPPSNSYFS
- the LOC105046108 gene encoding type I inositol polyphosphate 5-phosphatase 10 isoform X4, which codes for MSFRNDKGKKVFPSFFPKICGMREMKASKRNELSLDSSAVDFGACRSFSKSASPALRKSFSETDTNSRLASLSFNEFSSSLQDIVNTQAFRVFVATWNVGGKPPHSGLNLNDFIPADDHSDMYVLGFQEIVPLNAGNVLVIEDNEPAGKWLALISQALNRPTEADADTCTQTPSPYTNPSSQDSSLNSSVSRDLSNTGGSLSFQKQSIKSVRKTFTTQQGRQQKTCKCASEVTGKYYRDSCFRCPTAYISDDDSSDEEEEVSRTFAVADIAAAVSTTDKQLQYILIASKQMVGIFVTVWVRRELVQHIGHLRLSCVGRGIMGYLGNKGCISVSMSLHRTSFCFVCSHLTSGEKEGDELRRNSDVIEILKNTHFRKICRSSSRRIPQRILEHDRVIWLGDLNYRIALSYSETRKLLEDNNWDALLEKDQLKIEREAGRVFKGWNEGKIYFAPTYKYSNNSDAYAGETVTSKKKRRTPAWCDRILWHGDGIVQLSYIRGESRFSDHRPVCAVFRVEVGMLDSSLKKGLSVPNLKVGVEELLPPSADI
- the LOC105046108 gene encoding type I inositol polyphosphate 5-phosphatase 10 isoform X5; protein product: MSFRNDKGKKVFPSFFPKICGMREMKASKRNELSLDSSVDFGACRSFSKSASPALRKSFSDTNSRLASLSFNEFSSSLQDIVNTQAFRVFVATWNVGGKPPHSGLNLNDFIPADDHSDMYVLGFQEIVPLNAGNVLVIEDNEPAGKWLALISQALNRPTEADADTCTQTPSPYTNPSSQDSSLNSSVSRDLSNTGGSLSFQKQSIKSVRKTFTTQQGRQQKTCKCASEVTGKYYRDSCFRCPTAYISDDDSSDEEEEVSRTFAVADIAAAVSTTDKQLQYILIASKQMVGIFVTVWVRRELVQHIGHLRLSCVGRGIMGYLGNKGCISVSMSLHRTSFCFVCSHLTSGEKEGDELRRNSDVIEILKNTHFRKICRSSSRRIPQRILEHDRVIWLGDLNYRIALSYSETRKLLEDNNWDALLEKDQLKIEREAGRVFKGWNEGKIYFAPTYKYSNNSDAYAGETVTSKKKRRTPAWCDRILWHGDGIVQLSYIRGESRFSDHRPVCAVFRVEVGMLDSSLKKGLSVPNLKVGVEELLPPSNSYFS
- the LOC105046108 gene encoding type I inositol polyphosphate 5-phosphatase 10 isoform X3, which translates into the protein MSFRNDKGKKVFPSFFPKICGMREMKASKRNELSLDSSAVDFGACRSFSKSASPALRKSFSDTNSRLASLSFNEFSSSLQDIVNTQAFRVFVATWNVGGKPPHSGLNLNDFIPADDHSDMYVLGFQEIVPLNAGNVLVIEDNEPAGKWLALISQALNRPTEADADTCTQTPSPYTNPSSQDSSLNSSVSRDLSNTGGSLSFQKQSIKSVRKTFTTQQGRQQKTCKCASEVTGKYYRDSCFRCPTAYISDDDSSDEEEEVSRTFAVADIAAAVSTTDKQLQYILIASKQMVGIFVTVWVRRELVQHIGHLRLSCVGRGIMGYLGNKGCISVSMSLHRTSFCFVCSHLTSGEKEGDELRRNSDVIEILKNTHFRKICRSSSRRIPQRILEHDRVIWLGDLNYRIALSYSETRKLLEDNNWDALLEKDQLKIEREAGRVFKGWNEGKIYFAPTYKYSNNSDAYAGETVTSKKKRRTPAWCDRILWHGDGIVQLSYIRGESRFSDHRPVCAVFRVEVGMLDSSLKKGLSVPNLKVGVEELLPPSNSYFS
- the LOC105046108 gene encoding type I inositol polyphosphate 5-phosphatase 10 isoform X2, whose product is MSFRNDKGKKVFPSFFPKICGMREMKASKRNELSLDSSVDFGACRSFSKSASPALRKSFSETDTNSRLASLSFNEFSSSLQDIVNTQAFRVFVATWNVGGKPPHSGLNLNDFIPADDHSDMYVLGFQEIVPLNAGNVLVIEDNEPAGKWLALISQALNRPTEADADTCTQTPSPYTNPSSQDSSLNSSVSRDLSNTGGSLSFQKQSIKSVRKTFTTQQGRQQKTCKCASEVTGKYYRDSCFRCPTAYISDDDSSDEEEEVSRTFAVADIAAAVSTTDKQLQYILIASKQMVGIFVTVWVRRELVQHIGHLRLSCVGRGIMGYLGNKGCISVSMSLHRTSFCFVCSHLTSGEKEGDELRRNSDVIEILKNTHFRKICRSSSRRIPQRILEHDRVIWLGDLNYRIALSYSETRKLLEDNNWDALLEKDQLKIEREAGRVFKGWNEGKIYFAPTYKYSNNSDAYAGETVTSKKKRRTPAWCDRILWHGDGIVQLSYIRGESRFSDHRPVCAVFRVEVGMLDSSLKKGLSVPNLKVGVEELLPPSNSYFS